The Dyadobacter subterraneus genome window below encodes:
- a CDS encoding AAA domain-containing protein, producing the protein MEQKKWINYWKKSLSDSLKADIDIEKLKHFEIENVEMDSQIVESTEDINKLIDFEEERINKKKGITDKENPKWEILETIQILIAPIKITPLPEHLSFLKDKKTKFPFWYYAKINRQGFLSVPEELFPVFQRKYLEPLADERTEFIFSTVDKVDKATSIGKEKYKFFKDYLIYIKTVFKEVVEQNISTYTTDGYKTVHNGIILIPDEDINAATGIIQLYEKIAAETTIPPLLSEFINLENSIASQPLPVSDLMDANFLHLGQMGFDFPLSISQRKGLYTFLHGNDKVFAVNGPPGTGKTTLLQSIVANKIVESAITGENPPVILACSTNNQAVTNIIDSFSKSTTKPGKLEGRWLPELEGYATYLPSNGKSETELKGINYKKQNGNGLFSKVENKEYLEKATEYFLQKSTVYFNSSHLSIEDITKKLRSEIIDIQNLLKDASTKWKEYLNVESILSAYVGDQFLTKTTYYSNEIIDEKVLSKDISSLTILEERIIQYFQNESFFRKVFCSLGVKTALKNRAAEIRILLRDSLIAEKANFQFTKSAILDIINDKIKIAKAISKTVIEWKSWKNKNFIQGNPPRTEEEYWEFEYLKIDGAKEGDKEKSKPNCFYDELDVTLRHKAFQLSLHYWEARWLSKIDTDLKDPNFDKKGIDAVKNRWMRQAMLTPCFVSTFYMSPKFFSSFKFLKKSEDGKNIFDNPPLFNFIDLLIVDEAGQVSPEVGAATFSLAKQAVVVGDVKQIEPVWNITNKIDVGNLKKGGLIKDTMILFLRNLLIQKDF; encoded by the coding sequence ATGGAGCAAAAAAAGTGGATTAATTATTGGAAGAAGAGTTTGAGTGATTCTTTAAAGGCAGATATTGACATTGAAAAACTGAAACATTTTGAAATAGAAAATGTCGAAATGGATTCTCAAATCGTTGAATCAACAGAAGATATTAACAAACTTATCGACTTTGAAGAAGAACGAATTAATAAGAAAAAAGGCATTACAGATAAGGAAAATCCAAAATGGGAAATACTGGAAACCATTCAAATCCTGATAGCGCCAATAAAAATCACTCCACTACCAGAACATCTGAGTTTCCTCAAGGACAAAAAAACGAAGTTCCCATTTTGGTATTATGCCAAGATAAACAGACAAGGTTTTCTGTCAGTCCCGGAAGAATTATTCCCGGTTTTTCAAAGAAAATATCTTGAACCACTGGCTGATGAAAGAACAGAGTTCATTTTCAGTACAGTTGACAAAGTGGATAAGGCCACATCAATCGGAAAAGAGAAATACAAGTTTTTTAAAGACTACCTCATTTATATTAAAACCGTTTTTAAAGAAGTTGTTGAACAAAATATCAGCACTTACACAACGGATGGATACAAAACGGTTCATAATGGAATTATTTTAATACCGGATGAGGACATCAATGCGGCTACCGGAATAATCCAGCTTTATGAAAAGATTGCAGCCGAAACTACTATTCCGCCATTGCTGTCAGAATTTATTAATCTGGAAAATAGCATAGCAAGCCAGCCGCTTCCGGTTTCTGACTTGATGGATGCAAATTTTTTACATCTGGGGCAAATGGGATTTGATTTCCCCCTGTCAATTTCTCAGCGAAAAGGTTTGTATACATTTTTGCATGGCAACGATAAAGTTTTTGCCGTTAACGGTCCTCCCGGAACAGGAAAAACGACATTGTTACAAAGTATAGTCGCCAATAAAATCGTCGAAAGTGCCATTACCGGTGAGAATCCACCGGTAATTTTGGCTTGTTCAACCAACAACCAGGCTGTTACCAACATTATTGACAGCTTTTCAAAATCAACTACAAAACCTGGGAAACTGGAAGGAAGATGGCTTCCTGAATTGGAAGGTTATGCTACTTATTTACCTTCAAATGGAAAATCTGAGACGGAACTTAAAGGAATAAATTACAAAAAGCAGAACGGAAACGGACTTTTCAGCAAAGTTGAAAATAAGGAATATCTGGAAAAGGCAACAGAATATTTTCTTCAAAAAAGTACCGTCTATTTCAATTCTTCACATTTAAGTATAGAAGATATTACAAAAAAACTTCGAAGTGAAATCATTGATATTCAGAACTTACTTAAAGATGCTTCTACAAAATGGAAAGAGTATCTTAATGTTGAAAGCATTTTGTCCGCTTATGTCGGCGATCAGTTTTTGACAAAAACAACATATTATTCCAATGAGATTATTGATGAAAAAGTTTTAAGTAAAGACATATCCAGTTTGACGATTTTAGAAGAACGGATCATTCAATATTTTCAAAATGAATCCTTTTTTCGAAAAGTATTTTGTTCACTTGGTGTAAAAACTGCTTTGAAAAACAGAGCAGCTGAAATCCGGATTCTTTTAAGAGATTCGCTAATCGCCGAAAAGGCAAATTTTCAATTTACAAAAAGTGCGATACTGGATATTATCAACGACAAAATTAAAATTGCGAAGGCGATAAGTAAAACCGTCATTGAATGGAAAAGCTGGAAAAATAAAAATTTCATTCAAGGAAATCCACCGAGAACAGAGGAAGAATACTGGGAATTTGAATACCTGAAAATCGATGGCGCAAAGGAAGGTGATAAGGAAAAATCGAAACCAAATTGTTTCTATGACGAACTGGATGTAACGCTCAGGCATAAGGCGTTTCAACTTAGTCTGCATTATTGGGAAGCACGGTGGCTGTCAAAAATCGATACCGATTTGAAAGATCCGAATTTTGATAAAAAGGGAATTGACGCCGTAAAAAACCGCTGGATGCGTCAGGCTATGCTGACACCTTGTTTTGTAAGCACATTTTATATGTCACCCAAGTTTTTCAGCTCTTTCAAATTTTTGAAGAAAAGTGAAGACGGGAAAAATATTTTTGATAATCCACCTCTTTTTAATTTTATCGATTTACTGATTGTGGATGAAGCAGGCCAGGTTTCGCCGGAAGTTGGTGCAGCCACTTTTTCACTTGCCAAACAAGCGGTTGTTGTTGGTGATGTAAAACAGATTGAGCCGGTTTGGAATATTACAAATAAAATTGACGTAGGAAATCTGAAAAAAGGCGGGCTAATTAAAGATACAATGATCCTGTTTTTGAGAAATCTTTTGATCCAAAAGGATTTTTAG
- a CDS encoding DEAD/DEAH box helicase, whose amino-acid sequence MKMAQNACKYKEKGLDEKGVILVEHRRCYDEIINYCNVLAYSGQLKPLKGKAKKTNPFPPMYCIHVNGNSTVTNSSRTNLYEVEAIVNWLLVNREQIEMFYGKTEDVVGIITPFSGQKNSLKYALKKAGFDTRIFKIGTVHALQGAERSLVLFSMVYGKGDSGTMFFDRDNKPNMLNVAVSRAKDSFIVFANTAILDKKAKTPSGILANYLTYH is encoded by the coding sequence ATGAAAATGGCGCAAAATGCCTGCAAATACAAAGAAAAAGGTTTGGATGAAAAAGGTGTGATTCTCGTCGAACATCGTCGTTGTTATGATGAAATCATCAACTATTGCAACGTTTTAGCATACAGCGGACAATTGAAACCGCTGAAAGGGAAGGCGAAGAAGACCAATCCGTTTCCACCCATGTACTGTATCCATGTGAACGGCAATTCAACTGTTACGAATTCAAGTCGGACAAACCTTTATGAAGTTGAAGCAATCGTAAACTGGCTGCTCGTAAACAGAGAACAAATTGAAATGTTTTATGGAAAAACAGAAGATGTTGTGGGCATTATCACTCCATTTTCAGGACAGAAAAACAGTTTGAAATATGCTTTAAAAAAAGCAGGTTTCGACACCCGTATTTTCAAAATAGGTACGGTTCATGCGCTTCAAGGTGCAGAAAGGTCGCTTGTTTTATTTTCGATGGTTTATGGGAAAGGTGATTCCGGGACAATGTTTTTTGATCGGGATAATAAACCCAATATGCTGAATGTTGCAGTTTCAAGAGCAAAAGATAGTTTTATTGTTTTCGCCAATACGGCTATATTAGACAAAAAGGCTAAAACACCCTCAGGTATTTTAGCCAATTATTTAACGTATCACTAA
- a CDS encoding M20/M25/M40 family metallo-hydrolase, producing MKRIFYPMLMLFPGALFAQEIDMDAMAKIRKEGLDNSKVKEIAHQLTDVSGPRLTNSPGFQRAAEWSVGEMKKWGLTNSRIEEWGEFGKGWQVEKSYLAMTKPYYMPFIGIPKAWTSGTGGPIKGEVVVVNIQNEEDLKKYADGKLSGKIVLMKSTVDTDPTFKPDAVRYTTEDLDKMTNSQPFGQGNFTPEQAEKMRTMRSFRTKVDSTLKTQKIKLELAARSGKHGTFYTSNGASYLGKSPLAGPSFEMSPEHAGLITRLVEDGVPVTLEAESATTFYDKKLTTGNVIAEIAGTDPKLKDEVVMLGGHLDSWHSGTGATDNAAGCTVMMEAMRILKASGLKPKRTIRIALWSGEEQGLHGSRNYVKNTFGDPQTMKLTPAHEKLSAYYNIDNGTGRIRGIYLQGNEGPRATFEKWLNSFSDIIDHPTVTSRNTGGTDHQSFDAVGLPGFQFIQDGIEYGTRTHHSNADTYERLVMDDLKQMAIVVAAFVYNTAQMDQKIPRKELPKARGEQGARR from the coding sequence ATGAAAAGAATTTTTTATCCCATGCTGATGCTTTTTCCGGGGGCATTATTTGCTCAGGAAATTGATATGGATGCCATGGCGAAAATCCGTAAAGAAGGTCTGGATAATTCAAAAGTTAAAGAAATTGCCCATCAATTAACCGATGTTTCAGGTCCGAGACTTACCAATTCACCAGGGTTTCAACGCGCCGCCGAATGGTCGGTTGGTGAAATGAAAAAATGGGGTTTGACCAATTCACGAATTGAAGAATGGGGGGAATTTGGAAAAGGCTGGCAGGTCGAAAAAAGCTATCTGGCGATGACCAAGCCTTACTATATGCCTTTTATCGGTATTCCAAAAGCATGGACTTCCGGCACAGGCGGTCCGATCAAAGGAGAAGTTGTCGTTGTTAATATTCAAAATGAAGAGGATCTTAAAAAATACGCAGATGGAAAGTTGAGCGGCAAAATTGTGTTGATGAAAAGCACCGTTGACACTGATCCGACTTTCAAACCGGATGCTGTTCGTTACACGACCGAGGATCTTGATAAAATGACAAATTCCCAGCCTTTTGGCCAGGGCAACTTTACACCGGAACAAGCGGAGAAAATGCGTACAATGCGTTCTTTCAGAACTAAGGTGGACAGCACGTTGAAAACGCAGAAAATTAAACTGGAATTAGCCGCGAGAAGTGGAAAACACGGCACTTTTTATACCAGTAACGGTGCTTCTTATTTAGGTAAATCTCCACTAGCCGGGCCGTCTTTCGAAATGTCTCCGGAACATGCAGGATTAATTACCCGTTTGGTTGAAGATGGAGTTCCTGTTACGCTGGAAGCTGAATCGGCTACAACTTTTTATGATAAAAAACTGACAACAGGTAATGTTATAGCAGAAATTGCCGGAACAGATCCAAAGTTAAAAGATGAAGTTGTAATGCTTGGCGGTCACCTTGATTCCTGGCACAGTGGAACGGGTGCGACTGATAATGCAGCAGGCTGTACTGTGATGATGGAAGCAATGCGTATCTTGAAAGCATCAGGTTTAAAACCAAAAAGAACCATCAGAATCGCGCTTTGGTCTGGTGAAGAGCAGGGATTGCACGGTTCAAGAAATTATGTAAAAAATACGTTTGGAGATCCGCAAACAATGAAACTGACTCCGGCGCACGAAAAATTGTCAGCCTATTATAATATTGATAACGGTACCGGCCGTATCCGTGGAATTTATTTGCAAGGAAACGAAGGCCCGCGTGCTACTTTTGAAAAATGGCTGAATTCATTCTCTGATATTATCGATCATCCAACCGTTACATCTAGAAATACAGGTGGAACCGATCACCAGAGTTTTGATGCTGTTGGACTTCCTGGCTTCCAATTTATTCAGGATGGTATCGAATATGGAACGCGTACGCACCATTCCAATGCAGATACCTACGAGCGTTTGGTGATGGATGATTTGAAACAAATGGCTATTGTCGTTGCTGCTTTTGTATATAACACTGCACAAATGGATCAGAAAATTCCTAGAAAAGAATTACCAAAAGCAAGAGGAGAGCAAGGCGCAAGAAGATAG
- a CDS encoding APC family permease — protein sequence MSQESTSETTSFKPTLGLVDATMLVAGSMIGSGIFIVSADITRNTGSVGWLMFVWLITGFMTLTAALSYGELSAMFPKAGGQYVYLKEAYNPLISFLYGWSFFTVIQTATIAAVAVAFAKFTAYLLPVFSEDLVAIDLGFMQITPAQLLSIVVIVLLTFINTRGVNSGKIIQTTFTLAKLLSLLGLIVFGLLFMKPEIWHINWDSATMWDLHKLNLDGSIESYTTFAAFGAIAASMVGSIFSSDSWNNVTFIAGEIKNPQRNIGLSLALGTIIVTVIYVMTNVMYTGVLSLPEIASADKDRVAVAASHVIFGNSGTIIIAIMIMVSTFGCNNGLIMSGARVYYSMAKDGLFFKKVGELNKNSVPEFGLWIQCVIACLWSLSGKYGNLLDMISFVVVVFYMLTIIGIFILRKKMPNADRPYKAFGYPFLPIVYIVMGVAFCVLLIIFKPEYTWPGLIIVLLGIPVYYLIAKKEIVS from the coding sequence ATGTCACAAGAAAGTACGTCAGAAACTACTTCGTTTAAACCTACCCTTGGCCTTGTAGATGCCACCATGCTCGTCGCCGGAAGTATGATCGGTTCCGGGATTTTTATAGTAAGCGCAGATATCACCCGTAATACAGGAAGTGTTGGCTGGCTGATGTTCGTGTGGCTTATCACAGGTTTCATGACCCTTACCGCTGCACTAAGTTACGGCGAATTAAGCGCGATGTTTCCAAAAGCTGGTGGACAATATGTCTACCTGAAAGAAGCCTACAATCCATTGATCAGTTTTCTTTACGGATGGAGTTTTTTTACCGTAATTCAAACAGCAACAATTGCTGCGGTTGCGGTAGCTTTTGCAAAATTCACAGCATACCTGTTGCCAGTTTTCAGTGAAGATCTGGTAGCGATTGACCTGGGATTTATGCAGATAACGCCTGCGCAGTTGCTTTCGATTGTCGTCATTGTGCTGCTGACGTTTATTAATACACGTGGTGTAAACAGCGGCAAAATTATCCAGACAACCTTCACTTTGGCGAAACTTTTAAGTCTTTTAGGACTGATTGTTTTCGGTCTGCTTTTCATGAAACCTGAGATCTGGCATATCAACTGGGATTCGGCTACGATGTGGGATTTGCATAAACTGAATCTTGACGGAAGTATAGAATCTTACACAACTTTTGCCGCTTTCGGAGCTATTGCCGCATCTATGGTTGGATCCATTTTTAGCAGTGATTCCTGGAATAATGTAACTTTTATAGCGGGAGAAATTAAAAACCCGCAGCGTAATATTGGATTAAGTCTTGCATTGGGCACGATCATCGTGACCGTAATTTATGTAATGACAAACGTCATGTATACCGGCGTTTTGTCGCTTCCCGAAATCGCGTCAGCCGATAAAGATCGTGTTGCCGTTGCCGCGTCTCATGTTATTTTCGGAAATTCAGGAACAATCATTATTGCCATTATGATCATGGTTTCCACTTTTGGATGTAATAATGGTTTAATTATGTCTGGAGCCCGTGTTTACTATTCCATGGCAAAAGATGGTTTGTTTTTCAAAAAAGTAGGAGAGCTGAACAAAAACTCAGTTCCGGAATTTGGCTTGTGGATACAATGTGTGATTGCCTGTCTTTGGAGTTTAAGCGGGAAATATGGTAACCTTCTGGATATGATTTCCTTCGTGGTGGTTGTTTTCTACATGTTAACCATCATTGGCATTTTCATACTTCGTAAAAAGATGCCCAATGCTGACAGACCTTACAAAGCATTTGGTTATCCATTTTTGCCAATTGTTTATATCGTGATGGGTGTGGCATTTTGTGTGTTGCTTATCATCTTCAAGCCTGAATATACCTGGCCGGGATTGATCATAGTTTTACTGGGAATTCCGGTTTATTATCTGATCGCTAAAAAAGAAATTGTTTCCTAA
- a CDS encoding DUF885 family protein produces MKHLDVQRLTSCYCLLFSFLFCLGKIENVTAQTSDKFNLYSQTSETAGLVIQYEQDLIAIRDFYSPVIQGRGGYASYSRNQPLNSPEQRKRGIEIDNNYLDQLSKLDFNAMSVYGKVDYILLKRNIDDHLRDLAIEEKQYGQITKFIPFADKLYQLEKSRRRGATVNGQEVAGMLNSVNKEIKTASENLKKVEFLDMPLASFSEQAVKGLQARLKGVNDFYQGYDPLYSWWVPEPYETLDSALMAYAKLLKSKGKLTTSQKDDGSGITGVPIGREELIRQLQVEMINYTPEDLIEIANKEFAWCDKELLKASQEMGFKDDWKSAQEKVKNSYVPAGTQPELILKLYNDAQRFIKEYDLMDIPPIADETWGMIMMTPQRQLVNPFFTGGREISISYPTSTMSHEDKLMSMRGNNPYFSRGTVQHELVPGHHLQYYMSSRYKPYRESFRTPFYTEGWALYWELLLYDKGFAKTPEERIGMLFWRMHRCARIIFSLNYHLGKWTPQQCINFLVDRVGHEKANAEGEVRRSFEGGYSPLYQVAYLLGGLQIWSLKNELVDNGKMTYEKFHDLMMKENNIPVEMLRATLINQPLSRDFKTKWKFYSSK; encoded by the coding sequence ATGAAACACCTCGACGTTCAAAGACTCACTTCTTGTTATTGTCTTCTTTTTAGTTTTCTTTTTTGTTTGGGAAAAATTGAAAATGTAACTGCCCAAACTTCCGACAAATTCAATCTGTACAGTCAAACCAGCGAAACAGCCGGACTTGTCATTCAATACGAACAGGATCTGATTGCGATCCGGGATTTTTATTCTCCGGTGATTCAGGGACGCGGCGGTTATGCCAGTTACAGTCGCAACCAACCTTTAAATTCCCCGGAACAGCGTAAAAGAGGTATTGAAATTGATAACAATTATCTGGATCAGCTTAGTAAGCTGGACTTTAACGCCATGAGTGTTTATGGAAAAGTGGATTATATATTGTTGAAAAGAAATATTGACGATCATTTAAGAGATCTGGCGATTGAAGAAAAACAATACGGACAAATCACGAAATTTATTCCGTTTGCTGATAAGTTATATCAGCTTGAAAAAAGCAGGAGAAGAGGTGCAACTGTGAATGGACAGGAAGTTGCCGGTATGTTGAATTCAGTAAATAAGGAAATAAAAACGGCCTCAGAAAATCTGAAAAAAGTTGAATTTCTGGATATGCCCCTGGCTTCTTTTAGTGAGCAGGCGGTGAAAGGTCTTCAGGCAAGGTTGAAAGGAGTAAATGATTTTTATCAGGGTTATGATCCCCTGTATTCCTGGTGGGTTCCCGAGCCTTATGAAACATTGGACAGTGCCTTAATGGCTTATGCCAAATTACTAAAAAGCAAAGGAAAATTAACAACCTCCCAAAAAGATGACGGCAGCGGAATCACCGGCGTGCCGATTGGAAGGGAAGAATTGATCCGACAACTTCAGGTTGAAATGATCAACTACACACCGGAAGATTTAATCGAAATAGCAAATAAGGAATTTGCCTGGTGCGACAAAGAATTACTAAAAGCTTCCCAGGAAATGGGTTTTAAGGACGATTGGAAAAGTGCCCAGGAAAAAGTAAAAAACAGCTATGTGCCTGCCGGAACCCAACCGGAATTAATTCTGAAACTTTATAACGATGCCCAAAGATTCATCAAAGAGTATGATCTTATGGATATTCCTCCAATCGCCGACGAAACCTGGGGAATGATCATGATGACGCCGCAGCGGCAATTGGTAAATCCGTTCTTTACAGGAGGAAGGGAAATCAGCATTTCGTATCCAACAAGTACCATGTCGCATGAGGATAAGCTGATGAGTATGCGGGGCAATAATCCTTATTTTTCAAGAGGAACCGTCCAGCATGAACTTGTTCCAGGGCATCATTTGCAGTATTATATGAGTAGCCGCTACAAGCCTTATCGTGAAAGTTTCAGAACTCCGTTTTATACAGAAGGCTGGGCGCTTTACTGGGAATTGTTGCTTTATGATAAAGGATTTGCAAAAACGCCTGAAGAAAGAATTGGAATGTTGTTTTGGCGGATGCATCGTTGTGCCCGGATTATTTTTTCGCTCAACTATCATTTAGGCAAATGGACACCGCAGCAATGTATCAATTTTCTGGTCGATCGGGTGGGGCATGAGAAGGCAAATGCCGAAGGCGAGGTCAGAAGATCCTTCGAAGGCGGTTATAGCCCTCTTTATCAGGTAGCTTATCTTTTAGGCGGTTTACAGATTTGGAGCTTAAAGAATGAATTAGTGGATAATGGCAAGATGACCTATGAAAAATTCCATGATTTAATGATGAAGGAAAACAATATTCCGGTAGAGATGCTAAGAGCAACTTTGATAAATCAGCCGCTTAGTCGCGATTTTAAAACGAAATGGAAATTTTATAGTTCTAAATAA
- a CDS encoding NAD(P)/FAD-dependent oxidoreductase, translating into MESVEKGKVVIIGGGIMGLASAYYLLKSGWKVTLLDKGDMTNNCSFGNAGMIVPSHFIPLAAPGMISKGIKWMFDSHSPFYVKPSLDFSLISWGLKFMKSATASHVEHSAPFLRDYHLLSRQLYRDLAKEPGFNFGLETKGILMLYKTEKAGEEEIHVGRDAQKLGLNVDVLNKEQVQALEPNANLDVIGAVHYRCDAHLYPNALIPQLMEYVTKNGGEIKTNSEVTGFNIKGGEIKSVQTKAGNFEGDLVVMTGGTWLPQLSKLAGLTIPVMPGKGYSFMESNSEHEIIHPSLLIEARVAVTPMNGKVRFGGTMEIAPVNDKVNMNRVEGIVNSIPEYYSDLKTELPEVKDIWYGFRPCSPDGLPYLGYSKKLKNLIVAGGHGMMGISLGPATGKVVAELADRKSTSIKISVYDPQRYN; encoded by the coding sequence ATGGAATCAGTAGAAAAGGGAAAAGTTGTCATTATCGGAGGCGGTATTATGGGTTTGGCTTCTGCTTATTATTTGCTGAAAAGCGGATGGAAAGTAACGTTGCTGGATAAAGGTGATATGACAAATAATTGTTCTTTTGGCAACGCCGGGATGATTGTTCCAAGTCACTTTATTCCTCTGGCTGCGCCCGGAATGATTTCGAAAGGTATCAAATGGATGTTCGATAGTCACAGTCCGTTTTATGTAAAACCTTCGCTGGATTTTTCGCTGATTTCCTGGGGTTTGAAATTCATGAAAAGCGCTACGGCAAGTCATGTAGAGCATTCAGCTCCTTTTCTTCGTGATTATCATTTGTTGAGCCGTCAGCTTTACAGAGATCTTGCAAAGGAACCTGGTTTTAATTTTGGTCTTGAAACAAAAGGGATTCTGATGCTTTACAAAACAGAAAAAGCAGGAGAAGAAGAAATCCATGTAGGCCGTGATGCACAAAAATTAGGTTTAAATGTTGATGTATTAAACAAGGAACAAGTTCAGGCTTTGGAGCCAAATGCAAATCTGGATGTGATCGGAGCGGTTCATTATCGTTGTGATGCGCATTTATATCCAAACGCGCTGATTCCTCAGTTGATGGAATATGTTACAAAAAATGGCGGCGAAATAAAAACAAACAGTGAGGTTACCGGTTTTAATATCAAAGGGGGTGAAATAAAATCAGTACAAACGAAAGCCGGAAATTTCGAAGGAGATCTGGTTGTAATGACAGGCGGAACCTGGCTTCCACAACTTTCAAAATTGGCAGGATTAACGATTCCAGTCATGCCGGGAAAAGGTTATTCATTTATGGAATCCAATTCCGAACATGAAATCATTCATCCATCTTTATTGATCGAAGCAAGAGTTGCCGTAACGCCTATGAACGGAAAAGTTCGTTTTGGCGGAACGATGGAAATTGCGCCGGTGAATGACAAAGTGAATATGAATCGTGTGGAAGGTATTGTCAATTCAATTCCTGAATATTATTCGGATCTGAAAACAGAATTGCCGGAAGTAAAAGATATCTGGTATGGTTTCCGCCCTTGTTCTCCGGATGGATTACCTTATCTTGGTTATAGTAAAAAATTGAAAAATCTGATCGTTGCCGGCGGGCATGGAATGATGGGCATAAGTCTGGGCCCTGCAACCGGAAAAGTGGTAGCAGAGCTGGCAGACAGAAAATCGACTTCCATCAAGATTTCGGTTTACGATCCACAGCGATATAATTAG
- a CDS encoding 4-hydroxyproline epimerase has product MRKTFFCIDAHTCGNPVRVVAGGGPLLQGNSMMERRLHFLREFDWIRKGLMFEPRGHDMMSGSILYPPVDPENDIGVLYIETSGCLPMCGHGTIGTVTIAIEEGLVTPKVPGKLRLETPAGLVLVEYVQEGKKVKSVKLVNIKSFLAAEKLTVECPDLGTLTVDVSYGGNFYAIVDPQENFEGLENYTADQLISWSRVCRKRMNEQYTFVHPENEHINGLSHFLWAGAVLDPTSTARNAVFYGDKAIDRSPCGTGTSARMAQWHAKGKLKKGDKFIHESIIGSKFIGTVEDEVTIGDKPAIIPGIEGWAMVTGYNTIIIDDDDPYAYGFQVI; this is encoded by the coding sequence GGCAATCCTGTGAGAGTGGTTGCCGGCGGCGGGCCGTTGCTGCAAGGCAATAGTATGATGGAGCGCAGACTTCATTTTTTGAGAGAATTTGACTGGATCAGAAAAGGTTTAATGTTTGAACCGCGCGGTCATGATATGATGAGCGGAAGTATTCTGTACCCGCCCGTTGATCCTGAAAATGATATCGGCGTTTTATATATTGAAACCAGCGGTTGTCTGCCCATGTGCGGACACGGAACAATTGGAACTGTTACTATTGCCATCGAAGAAGGATTGGTAACACCAAAAGTTCCTGGAAAACTGAGATTGGAAACACCAGCCGGACTTGTGCTTGTAGAATATGTACAGGAAGGGAAAAAAGTAAAATCAGTTAAACTGGTCAATATAAAATCCTTTTTAGCAGCTGAAAAATTAACGGTTGAATGCCCTGATCTGGGGACGTTGACGGTTGATGTTTCTTACGGTGGAAATTTCTACGCGATCGTTGATCCACAGGAAAATTTCGAAGGGCTGGAAAATTATACAGCGGATCAGCTGATCAGTTGGAGCCGTGTTTGCCGGAAACGTATGAATGAGCAGTATACTTTTGTTCATCCTGAAAACGAACATATCAACGGACTTAGCCATTTCTTATGGGCTGGCGCCGTCTTGGATCCAACGTCAACCGCAAGAAACGCTGTTTTCTATGGCGACAAAGCAATTGACAGGTCACCTTGCGGAACCGGAACTTCGGCGCGTATGGCGCAGTGGCATGCAAAAGGCAAATTGAAAAAAGGCGATAAATTCATTCACGAAAGTATCATCGGCTCCAAGTTTATCGGAACCGTTGAAGATGAAGTAACAATCGGCGATAAACCTGCTATCATTCCCGGTATTGAAGGTTGGGCGATGGTGACGGGGTATAACACGATTATCATCGATGATGACGATCCGTATGCTTATGGTTTTCAGGTAATTTGA